One genomic segment of Peribacillus sp. FSL H8-0477 includes these proteins:
- a CDS encoding bifunctional 3,4-dihydroxy-2-butanone-4-phosphate synthase/GTP cyclohydrolase II, translated as MFNEIEEALADLQAGKVIILVDDEDRENEGDFVVLAEKATPEVINFMATHGRGLICTTITEERALRLNLHPMVHENTDHHGTAFTVSIDHKQASTGISAFERAGTIRELFNDHSVAADFKRPGHVFPLIAKPGGVFNRPGHTEASVDLAEQCGAIPGGVICEIMNEDGTMARVPELQVLAKKHELKLITIADLIRYRKEREMSVIREAEVKMPTTYGDYTLIGYSNSFDQLEHLALVKGEWNENDAVLVRIHSECMTGDVFGSKRCDCGEQLHAALSQIEEEGAGVLLYMRQEGRGIGLFNKLRAYKLQEEGYDTVEANIELGFPAEMREYGVSVEILRDLGIKRLRLLTNNPDKITGLAGCDLDIVERMPIQMPAVKENEEYLETKKIKMGHLFV; from the coding sequence ATGTTTAATGAAATTGAAGAAGCATTGGCTGATTTACAGGCCGGGAAGGTCATCATTCTGGTAGATGATGAAGACCGAGAAAATGAAGGAGACTTTGTTGTTCTGGCTGAGAAAGCTACGCCAGAGGTGATTAATTTTATGGCCACTCATGGACGAGGATTAATTTGTACAACGATCACTGAAGAACGGGCCTTGCGCTTAAACCTCCATCCTATGGTCCATGAAAATACCGATCATCATGGGACGGCATTTACGGTGAGTATTGACCATAAACAGGCGAGTACAGGAATAAGCGCCTTTGAACGTGCGGGAACGATAAGGGAATTATTTAATGATCATTCTGTTGCAGCTGATTTTAAACGACCAGGTCATGTTTTTCCTCTAATTGCTAAACCAGGAGGGGTATTCAATCGACCAGGTCATACTGAGGCGTCTGTTGATCTTGCCGAGCAATGTGGAGCGATACCTGGAGGCGTGATTTGTGAAATTATGAATGAGGATGGGACGATGGCCCGAGTACCGGAATTACAAGTGCTTGCAAAAAAACATGAATTAAAGCTTATTACCATTGCTGACCTGATTCGCTATCGGAAGGAGAGAGAAATGAGTGTTATCAGAGAAGCAGAAGTAAAAATGCCGACTACATATGGTGATTATACGTTAATTGGTTATTCAAATTCCTTTGACCAATTGGAGCACCTAGCACTCGTTAAAGGAGAGTGGAATGAGAATGATGCTGTTCTAGTAAGGATACACTCCGAATGCATGACGGGAGATGTATTTGGTTCTAAGCGGTGTGATTGTGGAGAGCAGCTGCATGCAGCACTTAGCCAGATTGAAGAAGAAGGTGCAGGGGTTCTACTCTATATGCGTCAGGAAGGAAGAGGAATTGGTTTATTCAATAAATTGCGAGCCTATAAGCTTCAAGAAGAGGGATACGATACGGTAGAAGCAAATATTGAACTTGGGTTTCCGGCGGAAATGAGGGAGTATGGGGTAAGCGTTGAGATTTTGCGCGACCTTGGTATAAAACGTTTACGTCTCTTAACGAACAATCCCGACAAAATAACCGGGTTGGCCGGCTGCGATTTAGATATTGTTGAAAGAATGCCCATTCAAATGCCGGCTGTAAAGGAAAATGAAGAGTATTTGGAAACAAAAAAAATAAAAATGGGGCATTTATTTGTCTAA
- a CDS encoding RAxF-45 family protein — translation MNCSIILREQWLDYMYVCRAIFHDAIVQGGSLSFSNNCIMRIER, via the coding sequence ATGAATTGTTCTATTATTTTGCGCGAGCAATGGCTTGATTATATGTATGTTTGCCGTGCAATTTTTCATGATGCAATTGTTCAAGGGGGGAGTCTGTCCTTTTCAAACAACTGCATAATGAGAATAGAACGATAA
- the ribE gene encoding riboflavin synthase translates to MFTGIIEDIGIVQSVNTGRNSMSICMSSDLITEDIHLGDSISVNGVCLTVTSFTLNLFTVDVMPETFNATNIAELRPGVQVNLERAMSPSGRFGGHFVSGHIDGTGLIMEKKRQANAVYYKIKAETGISDYCITKGSIAIDGTSLTIFDVTQDVLTISLIPHTLEQSVIGSKKEGEKVNIEVDMLGKYVINKLEKTKQTSTITHDFLIKNGF, encoded by the coding sequence GTGTTTACAGGAATTATTGAAGACATTGGGATTGTTCAATCAGTTAATACAGGAAGAAATAGTATGTCCATCTGTATGTCCTCCGACTTAATTACGGAAGACATTCATTTAGGTGATAGTATTTCCGTAAACGGAGTATGCCTGACTGTGACATCATTTACACTGAATTTGTTTACTGTTGATGTCATGCCGGAAACGTTCAACGCTACGAATATTGCTGAGCTCCGGCCTGGTGTCCAAGTGAATCTAGAACGGGCCATGAGTCCATCAGGAAGATTCGGAGGTCATTTTGTTTCAGGTCATATTGATGGAACAGGTTTGATTATGGAAAAAAAACGTCAGGCCAACGCAGTCTATTACAAGATTAAAGCTGAAACTGGAATAAGTGACTATTGCATCACTAAGGGGTCAATTGCCATTGATGGCACTAGTCTAACCATATTCGATGTGACACAGGATGTACTAACCATTTCTCTCATTCCCCATACACTTGAACAATCAGTAATCGGTTCTAAAAAAGAGGGTGAAAAAGTCAATATCGAAGTGGATATGCTTGGGAAATATGTGATTAACAAATTAGAAAAAACAAAACAAACTTCAACGATTACGCATGATTTTTTGATAAAGAATGGTTTTTAA
- the ribH gene encoding 6,7-dimethyl-8-ribityllumazine synthase: MGKVYEAQLIGTGLKVGIVVGRFNELITSKLLGGAMDGLKRHGVEEEDIDIAWVPGAFEIPFISKKLAESKKYDAIIGLGTVIRGSTSHYDYVCNEAAKGIASVSLETGIPVIFGVVTTENIEQAIERAGTKSGNKGYDAAVSAIEMANLSSLISFE; the protein is encoded by the coding sequence GTGGGAAAAGTATATGAAGCGCAATTAATAGGTACAGGATTAAAGGTTGGTATAGTTGTAGGAAGATTTAATGAACTGATTACGAGTAAACTGCTTGGAGGTGCAATGGATGGCCTGAAGCGACACGGTGTGGAAGAAGAGGATATTGATATTGCCTGGGTACCAGGAGCGTTTGAGATTCCATTCATTTCAAAAAAATTAGCTGAATCAAAAAAGTATGATGCGATTATTGGTTTAGGGACGGTTATTCGGGGATCGACCTCTCATTATGACTATGTTTGTAATGAAGCGGCAAAAGGCATTGCATCGGTTTCTTTAGAAACGGGGATTCCAGTGATTTTTGGTGTGGTGACAACGGAAAATATTGAACAAGCAATTGAACGAGCTGGAACGAAGTCAGGAAATAAAGGGTATGATGCAGCTGTCTCAGCCATCGAAATGGCCAATTTAAGCAGCTTAATAAGTTTTGAATAA